The following coding sequences lie in one Sesamum indicum cultivar Zhongzhi No. 13 linkage group LG9, S_indicum_v1.0, whole genome shotgun sequence genomic window:
- the LOC105170255 gene encoding phytoene synthase 2, chloroplastic-like has product MNAAFSSAAVNPNSTPTNSVFLPHKYSKTSARAEAGISVPRKRRDFSQTQLSVHGIPCTHLLVHEIVQRQSQKNNSSTSLDACPNPSSHPMFLEEAYERCKDICAENAKTFYLGTQLMTEERKKAIWAIYVWCRRTDELVDGPNAVHLTSAVLDRWEERLENIFNGRPYDMLDATLADTVHKFPLDIKPFKDMIEGMRMDTRKNRYANFQELYLYCYYVAGTVGLMSVPVMGIAPESSLSAQTIYNAALYLGIGNQLTNILRDVGEDASRGRVYLPQDELEKFGLCDKDVFSRKVTEGWREFMKEQIRRARFFFDLAEEGANQLHKASRWPVWSSLMLYRMILDSIEKNDYDNLTKRAYVGRTKKLMALPVAYAKALSSPRTTPPWQSC; this is encoded by the exons ATGAATGCAGCTTTTTCTTCTGCTGCTGTTAATCCTAACTCCACACCAACCAACTCTGTGTTCTTGCCACACAAGTACAGCAAAACTAGTGCAAGAGCTGAAGCAGGCATATCTGTTCCCAGGAAAAGGAGAGACTTCTCCCAGACACAACTATCAGTTCATGGCATTCCTTGCACTCATCTGTTGGTACACGAAATCGTCCAGAGACAGTCACAGAAAAATAACTCATCGACCTCGCTGGATGCTTGTCCCAACCCTAGTTCCCATCCTATGTTTCTTGAAGAAGCATATGAGAGATGCAAGGACATATGTGCTGAAAATGCAAAGACATTCTACCTAG GAACACAATTGATGACTGAggagagaaagaaagcaatATGGGCTATTTATG TGTGGTGCAGGAGGACAGATGAATTGGTCGATGGCCCAAACGCAGTCCACCTTACCTCAGCAGTTCTCGATAGATGGGAAGAGAGACTAGAGAATATATTTAACGGGCGCCCCTATGACATGCTTGATGCTACACTTGCTGATACTGTTCACAAATTCCCCTTGGATATAAAG CCATTCAAGGACATGATAGAGGGTATGAGGATGGACACtagaaagaatcggtatgctAATTTTCAAGAGCTCTACTTATACTGCTACTATGTGGCTGGAACAGTTGGCCTAATGAGTGTTCCAGTGATGGGGATTGCACCAGAATCATCACTTTCAGCTCAAACCATCTACAACGCAGCGCTCTATTTGGGAATCGGCAATCAGCTAACAAACATTCTACGCGACGTTGGAGAAGA CGCATCAAGAGGGAGAGTTTATCTTCCACAAGATGAACTGGAGAAATTTGGGTTGTGCGATAAGGATGTGTTCTCGAGGAAAGTCACAGAGGGGTGGAGAGAATTCATGAAAGAGCAGATCAGAAGGGCACGGTTCTTTTTTGACCTAGCTGAGGAGGGGGCTAATCAGCTCCACAAGGCTAGCCGTTGGCCG GTTTGGTCGTCATTGATGCTATACCGAATGATCCTCGACTCAATCGAAAAAAATGACTACGACAACTTGACGAAACGTGCATATGTGGGGAGAACCAAGAAACTGATGGCATTGCCTGTAGCATACGCTAAAGCCCTATCAAGTCCCAGAACAACTCCCCCATGGCAATCTTGTTGA
- the LOC105170177 gene encoding cyclin-T1-3 isoform X1 codes for MDDMLSGEPSNHGSHEGDSKVSQDKPEEGGRGWYFSRKEIEENSPSRKDGIDLKKETYLRKSYCTHLQDLGMRLKVPQVTIATAITFCHRFFLRQSHARNDRRTIATVCMFLAGKVEETPRPLRDVILVSYEIIHKKDAAAVQRIKQKEVYEKQKELILLGERVVLATLGFDLNVQHPYRPLVEAIKKFKDAQNALAKVAWNFVNDGLRTSLCLQFKPHHIAAAAIFLAAKFLKVKLPSDGEKVWWQDFDVTPHQLEEVSNQMLELYEQSRPSQASEAEGRAGGSQRPPSKGSRGNAEHPANISSSHDGSASRGASLKPTPTRLVADQPHADNHRGPPKVTQTQSSDCGISETNSNIYHRGDDEISGRQQHERQALTHQANLEEIQNTPMFRIEGHGEDDQEGNSREIQARDIVEQKDKYHGRNLSHRSDTFGQSLQDAKTKLDKEKLKATFERRKARGDITHKMGPVDELERELEDVQLLDVNEQIKHERKQSESISSNRAGCDNSPMKHENEAGDGHYQDVKKLSHGNDFDAVEEGEVEPSDDTERGYQSPSPSIRQKKAGSLQTSEEKAME; via the exons ATGGATGATATGTTGTCCGGGGAACCCTCTAATCATGGATCACATGAAGGAGACTCTAAGGTTTCACAGGACAAGCCAGAAGAAGGTGGCAGGGGTTGGTATTTCTCCAGGAAGGAAATTGAAGAGAATTCACCTTCAAGAAAAGATGGCATTGatttaaagaaagaaacttaCCTGCGCAAGTCATACTGCACACATTTACAAGATTTAGGGATGAGGCTGAAAGT GCCTCAAGTAACAATAGCAACGGCAATAACATTTTGTCACCGCTTCTTCCTTCGACAGTCCCATGCCAGAAATGATAGGAGG ACCATTGCCACGGTATGTATGTTTCTTGCGGGTAAGGTTGAAGAAACTCCCCGTCCTCTGAGGGATGTGATACTTGTCTCATATGAAATTATTCACAAAAAGGATGCTGCAGCTGTGCAAAGGATCAAGCAAAAG GAGGtatatgaaaaacaaaaagaacttATTTTGCTGGGAGAAAGGGTTGTCCTTGCTACTCTTGGTTTTGATCTTAATGTGCAGCATCCGTATAGGCCCCTTGTTGAGgcaattaagaaatttaaggACGCCCAGAATGCCCTGGCTAAAGTCGCATGGAATTTTGTGAATGATGG GCTTCGGACGTCTCTATGCCTGCAATTTAAGCCCCACCATATTGCAGCGGCTGCTATTTTCCTTGCTGCCAAGTTCCTCAAAGTGAAGCTCCCATCAGATGGTGAGAAGGTTTGGTGGCAGGACTTTGATGTTACCCCACATCAATTGGAGG AGGTTAGCAATCAGATGTTGGAATTGTATGAACAAAGTAGACCATCTCAGGCTAGTGAAGCAGAAGGGAGAGCGGGAGGCAGTCAGCGACCTCCTTCAAAAGGTTCTCGTGGTAATGCCGAACATCCTGCTAATATCAGTTCTTCCCATGATGGAAGTGCTTCAAGAGGAGCATCCTTGAAGCCAACACCCACAAGGCTAGTTGCTGATCAGCCGCATGCTGATAATCACCGTGGGCCCCCTAAAGTGACTCAAACACAAAGTAGTGACTGTGGAATCTCTGAAACAAATAGCAATATATATCACAGGGGAGATGATGAGATTAGTGGCAGACAGCAACATGAGCGGCAAGCATTAACCCACCAGGCAAACTTGGAGGAGATTCAGAATACTCCAATGTTTAGGATTGAAGGACACGGCGAAGATGATCAAGAAGGGAATTCTAGGGAAATTCAAGCAAGGGATATAGTTGAACAGAAGGATAAATATCATGGTAGAAATTTGTCCCACAGGAGTGATACATTCGGGCAGTCACTTCAAGATGCTAAAACAAAGCTCGATAAAGAAAAGCTTAAAGCAACCTTTGAAAGGAGGAAGGCCCGTGGAGACATAACTCATAAAATGGGCCCTGTCGATGAGCTTGAGAGGGAACTGGAGGATGTTCAATTGCTTGATGTGAATGAGCAGATTAAGcatgaaagaaaacaaagcgAGTCCATATCTTCAAATCGGGCAGGATGTGATAACTCTCCCATGAAACATGAGAACGAGGCTGGAGACGGACATTACCAGGATGTGAAAAAGCTTTCTCATGGCAATGATTTTGATGCGGTAGAAGAAGGGGAAGTGGAACCGTCTGATGATACTGAACGTGGATATCAATCACCTTCACCCAGCATTCGCCAGAAGAAGGCTGGTAGCCTGCAAACCAGTGAAGAGAAAGCCATGGAATGA
- the LOC105170177 gene encoding cyclin-T1-5 isoform X2 has translation MFLAGKVEETPRPLRDVILVSYEIIHKKDAAAVQRIKQKEVYEKQKELILLGERVVLATLGFDLNVQHPYRPLVEAIKKFKDAQNALAKVAWNFVNDGLRTSLCLQFKPHHIAAAAIFLAAKFLKVKLPSDGEKVWWQDFDVTPHQLEEVSNQMLELYEQSRPSQASEAEGRAGGSQRPPSKGSRGNAEHPANISSSHDGSASRGASLKPTPTRLVADQPHADNHRGPPKVTQTQSSDCGISETNSNIYHRGDDEISGRQQHERQALTHQANLEEIQNTPMFRIEGHGEDDQEGNSREIQARDIVEQKDKYHGRNLSHRSDTFGQSLQDAKTKLDKEKLKATFERRKARGDITHKMGPVDELERELEDVQLLDVNEQIKHERKQSESISSNRAGCDNSPMKHENEAGDGHYQDVKKLSHGNDFDAVEEGEVEPSDDTERGYQSPSPSIRQKKAGSLQTSEEKAME, from the exons ATGTTTCTTGCGGGTAAGGTTGAAGAAACTCCCCGTCCTCTGAGGGATGTGATACTTGTCTCATATGAAATTATTCACAAAAAGGATGCTGCAGCTGTGCAAAGGATCAAGCAAAAG GAGGtatatgaaaaacaaaaagaacttATTTTGCTGGGAGAAAGGGTTGTCCTTGCTACTCTTGGTTTTGATCTTAATGTGCAGCATCCGTATAGGCCCCTTGTTGAGgcaattaagaaatttaaggACGCCCAGAATGCCCTGGCTAAAGTCGCATGGAATTTTGTGAATGATGG GCTTCGGACGTCTCTATGCCTGCAATTTAAGCCCCACCATATTGCAGCGGCTGCTATTTTCCTTGCTGCCAAGTTCCTCAAAGTGAAGCTCCCATCAGATGGTGAGAAGGTTTGGTGGCAGGACTTTGATGTTACCCCACATCAATTGGAGG AGGTTAGCAATCAGATGTTGGAATTGTATGAACAAAGTAGACCATCTCAGGCTAGTGAAGCAGAAGGGAGAGCGGGAGGCAGTCAGCGACCTCCTTCAAAAGGTTCTCGTGGTAATGCCGAACATCCTGCTAATATCAGTTCTTCCCATGATGGAAGTGCTTCAAGAGGAGCATCCTTGAAGCCAACACCCACAAGGCTAGTTGCTGATCAGCCGCATGCTGATAATCACCGTGGGCCCCCTAAAGTGACTCAAACACAAAGTAGTGACTGTGGAATCTCTGAAACAAATAGCAATATATATCACAGGGGAGATGATGAGATTAGTGGCAGACAGCAACATGAGCGGCAAGCATTAACCCACCAGGCAAACTTGGAGGAGATTCAGAATACTCCAATGTTTAGGATTGAAGGACACGGCGAAGATGATCAAGAAGGGAATTCTAGGGAAATTCAAGCAAGGGATATAGTTGAACAGAAGGATAAATATCATGGTAGAAATTTGTCCCACAGGAGTGATACATTCGGGCAGTCACTTCAAGATGCTAAAACAAAGCTCGATAAAGAAAAGCTTAAAGCAACCTTTGAAAGGAGGAAGGCCCGTGGAGACATAACTCATAAAATGGGCCCTGTCGATGAGCTTGAGAGGGAACTGGAGGATGTTCAATTGCTTGATGTGAATGAGCAGATTAAGcatgaaagaaaacaaagcgAGTCCATATCTTCAAATCGGGCAGGATGTGATAACTCTCCCATGAAACATGAGAACGAGGCTGGAGACGGACATTACCAGGATGTGAAAAAGCTTTCTCATGGCAATGATTTTGATGCGGTAGAAGAAGGGGAAGTGGAACCGTCTGATGATACTGAACGTGGATATCAATCACCTTCACCCAGCATTCGCCAGAAGAAGGCTGGTAGCCTGCAAACCAGTGAAGAGAAAGCCATGGAATGA
- the LOC105170176 gene encoding uncharacterized protein LOC105170176, giving the protein MTRESISSSILLVLEISEMESLSSNFLISSTHTPFLSTYSIIPLHARTPPTNFQYFPLIIRSKKSSYQDFQEYAKPSLLLPASEVNVCTDASAKKAVTSLTSGRTECLYRIKLQTSKIYGSGLSDMTSGVLLCLIDEKGSSILQRIPATSVRIDSLSEDKDMPDTLHFQGGSVDEFAFEGPKLGRIIAVWISLESGQWRIGGMSLTIICDSQPSLAENNKESKQLIGLQYNFKFEDVLLGEKSDVSMMEFRPHSVTAISEYEFTLFKEYSLNASSSPGIHLTSNEESMKEYADLKFSLLFYDAMLILGGSSVASFWTGQNATYAFLAGGLCGFFYLLLLQRSVDGLAAQELVPSEREGIFVQMFRRLKGHISSLVLAFAFAIITVKYASGEDAVKLTPKDLIFGIMGFLMCKVSVVLAAFKPMPFSFRDNKQSS; this is encoded by the exons ATGACTCGAGAATCAATCAGCAGTTCCATCCTTCTGGTTCTTGAAATTTCAGAAATGGAGTCACTTTCTTCGaatttcttaatttcatcaactCACACTCCATTTCTTTCGACATATTCGATCATCCCACTTCACGCCAGAACTCCACCGACtaattttcagtattttcCACTCATTATTCGTTCCAAAAAGTCGAGCTACCAAG ATTTTCAGGAGTATGCAAAACCCTCCCTGCTCCTACCAGCCTCGGAAGTGAATGTTTGCACAGATGCTTCAGCCAAAAAGGCGGTTACTTCTTTAACCTCTGGAAGGACCGAGTGCTTGTATAGAATCAAGCTACAAACCAGTAAAATTTATGGATCAGGTCTCAGTGACATGACCTCTGGAGTTCTACTATGTTTGATTGATGAGAAGGGATCCTCGATACTGCAAAGAATACCTGCCACTTCAGTTAGAATTGATTCGTTGTCAGAAGACAAGGACATGCCTGATACTTTGCATTTTCAAGGAGGGTCCGTTGATGAATTTGCTTTTGAGGGACCTAAACTTGGGAGAATTATAGCTGTTTGGATCAGCTTGGAATCAG GTCAGTGGAGAATAGGCGGTATGAGTTTGACTATCATTTGTGATTCTCAGCCTTCATTagcagaaaacaacaaagaaagcAAACAACTAATTGGCTTGCAGTATAATTTCAAGTTTGAGGATGTCTTGCTTGGGGAAAAGAGTGATGTTTCTATGATGGAATTCAGACCTCACTCAGTTACTGCAATTTCCGAGTATGAATTTACCTTGTTCAAGGAATACTCACTAAACGCATCATCCTCACCTGGTATTCACCTCACATCAAATGAAGAAAGCATGAAGGAATATGCAGACCTGAAATTCTCGTTGTTATTTTACGATGCAATGCTTATCCTGGGAGGCTCCTCAGTTGCATCGTTTTGGACAGGGCAAAATGCTACATACGCGTTCTTAGCAGGTGGATTGTGCGGATTCTTTTATCTATTGTTGTTGCAAAGGTCAGTTGATGGACTAGCAGCACAAGAACTCGTTCCAAGTGAGAGGGAAggaatttttgttcaaatgtTCAGAAGACTAAAGGGTCATATTTCAAGCCTCGTCTTGGCATTTGCATTTGCGATCATAACAGTGAAATATGCCTCAGGAGAGGATGCTGTTAAGCTGACACCAAAAGACCTTATATTTGGAATAATGGGATTCCTTATGTGTAAAGTGTCTGTGGTATTGGCAGCATTTAAACCGATGCCGTTTAGTTTTAGAGATAACAAACAGAGTTCGTAG
- the LOC105170256 gene encoding spermidine coumaroyl-CoA acyltransferase: MHLTIHETAVVRPLKSPFDHDHLLSLSHIDTDRNLLVTLRYLRLYSNTLHQNADPFRVISAALSAALVHYYPFAGTLKRRLPDGRLELHCRVGDGVPVVSSVVNSPLSSVSYLDDVGVEEFAQQLVPDPDPEEDSIRPMTLQVTRFSCGGFVLGAAVHHAICDGLGATLFFNAMAELARGSGHVTVDPTWDRSTLLGPRNPPRVEFPIHDFLSLDKDFFPYKGSGKRVIKDCFSVKEEWLDQLKGLLFKQSGLKFTTFEALGAFIWRARTRASKVPGDEKVTFAYSINIRKTVNPPLPAGYWGNGCVPMYVHLTAGEVAEQPIWRTADSIKKSKHNATNEYVSSFIEFQELHYEKGISGGRRVSGFTDWRHLGHSTVDFGWGGPVAVVPLSRHLLGSPEPCFFLPGKEQTIKVLVVLEEDLVSVFRQETDELKKGFFFSGSAI; the protein is encoded by the exons ATGCACCTCACTATCCACGAAACCGCCGTGGTCCGCCCTCTTAAATCCCCTTTTGACCACGATcacctcctctctctctcccacATCGACACCGACCGCAATCTCCTCGTCACTCTTCGTTACCTTCGGCTTTATTCCAACACCCTCCACCAAAATGCGGACCCTTTCCGCGTCATCTCCGCCGCCCTCTCCGCCGCCCTCGTCCACTATTACCCATTCGCCGGTACCCTTAAACGCCGCCTCCCAGACGGCCGCCTCGAGCTGCATTGCCGCGTGGGCGATGGAGTCCCGGTCGTTAGCTCTGTTGTTAATTCTCCGTTGAGCTCTGTCAGTTACCTTGATGATGTTGGCGTGGAAGAGTTTGCCCAGCAGCTGGTGCCCGACCCCGATCCCGAAGAGGACTCGATTCGACCCATGACACTGCAAGTGACAAGATTCAGTTGCGGCGGGTTTGTTCTTGGGGCAGCAGTACATCATGCCATCTGCGATGGCCTTGGAGCGACCTTGTTCTTCAACGCCATGGCAGAGTTGGCACGTGGATCGGGTCATGTGACTGTCGACCCGACTTGGGATCGGTCCACTTTGCTGGGACCAAGGAACCCGCCCCGTGTAGAGTTCCCAATTCATGACTTCTTGAGCTTGGACAAGGATTTCTTCCCTTATAAGGGTTCGGGCAAACGGGTCATCAAGGATTGTTTTAGTGTGAAAGAGGAATGGTTGGATCAGCTGAAGGGATTGTTATTCAAGCAATCCGGGTTAAAGTTTACCACTTTTGAAGCATTGGGTGCTTTTATATGGAGGGCAAG GACTAGAGCCAGCAAAGTACCCGGAGACGAAAAGGTCACATTTGCATATTCCATCAACATCAGAAAGACAGTGAACCCACCTCTTCCCGCTGGCTACTGGGGCAACGGCTGTGTTCCGATGTACGTACACCTCACGGCGGGAGAGGTGGCGGAGCAACCCATCTGGCGAACAGCCGACTCCATCAAGAAAAGCAAGCACAACGCCACCAACGAGTACGTTTCTTCGTTTATCGAATTCCAGGAGTTGCATTACGAGAAAGGGATTAGCGGTGGAAGGAGAGTGAGTGGATTTACCGACTGGCGACACTTGGGCCATTCGACGGTGGACTTCGGATGGGGCGGGCCCGTGGCGGTGGTGCCGCTGTCGAGGCACTTGTTGGGGAGCCCAGAGCCTTGCTTTTTCCTGCCGGGAAAGGAGCAGACCATCAAGGTTTTGGTTGTGTTGGAGGAAGATTTGGTCTCGGTTTTCAGGCAAGAAACGGATGAGTTGAAGAAGGGATTCTTCTTCTCAGGCTCAGCAATATGA
- the LOC105170179 gene encoding vesicle transport protein GOT1-like, with product MVSFEMNDRKKIGLGLTGFGVFFSFLGIIFFFDKGLIAMGNILFFSGVTLTIGLKSSMQFFMKRSNFKGTVSFGLGFILVIIGWPIIGMIIEAYGFVVLFSGFWPTLAVFLQKIPILGWLLQQPFVRSVFDRYRGKRVPV from the exons ATGGTGTCCTTCGAGATGAACGATCGGAAAA AAATTGGACTTGGTTTGACGGGTTTTGgagttttcttttcatttttggggatcattttcttctttgataAGGGACTAATCGCAATGGGAAAT ATCCTCTTCTTCTCAGGGGTGACATTAACCATCGGACTCAAGTCATCCATGCAGTTCTTTATGAAACGTTCTAATTTTAAG GGGACAGTTTCATTTGGTCTTGGCTTTATCTTGGTCATCATTGGATGGCCCATAATAGGGATGATTATTGAGGCATATGGATTTGTTGTGCTCTTCAG TGGCTTCTGGCCTACACTGGCTGTTTTTCTGCAGAAGATTCCTATTCTTGGTTGGCTTTTACAGCAACCTTTTGTGAGATCG GTTTTTGATCGCTATCGAGGAAAAAGGGTACCTGTATAG
- the LOC105170178 gene encoding KRR1 small subunit processome component homolog, whose protein sequence is MADSEETDNKINGETEEKPRTRHKGKHDKDKPWDDPSIDHWKIEAFDPSWNESGMLEVSSFSTLFPQYREKYLQECWPIVKGALKEHGVACELNLVEGCMTVSTTRKTRDPYIIVKARDLIKLLSRSVPAPQAIKILNDEMQCDIIKIGNLVRNKERFVKRRQHLVGPNSSTLKALEILTGCYILVQGNTVAAMGSFKGLKQVRKVVEDCILNKMHPVYNIKILMMKRELAKDPTLANENWDRFLPKFKKKNVKQRKVKTKEKKPYTPFPPPQQPSKIDMQLESGEYFLSDKKKQAKKWQEKQEKQAEKTAESKRRREEAFVPPEELTKDPRASTNDKNDVAQIALSLKRKAKEFGKRKSAENIDAETYIAASEGSSGKTKLKKNSRT, encoded by the exons ATGGCAGATTCAGAGGAAACCGACAATAAAATCAACGGTGAGACAGAGGAAAAGCCCCGGACCAGACACAAAGGGAAGCACGACAAGGACAAGCCCTGGGATGACCCCAGCATCGATCACTGGAAAATCGAGGCATTCGATCCCTCATGGAACGAAAGCGGCATGCTTGAAGTCAGCTCTTTCTCCACTCTATTCCCTCAGTACAGAG aaaaatatttgcaagagTGTTGGCCTATTGTAAAAGGTGCGCTAAAAGAGCACGGAGTTGCTTGTGAACTGAATCTG GTTGAAGGATGCATGACTGTTTCAACTACCAGAAAGACCCGGGATCCCTATATAATAGTAAAGGCTAGAGATCTCATAAAACTTTTGTCAAGAAGTGTTCCTGCCCCTCAG GCAATAAAGATCCTTAATGATGAGATGCAATGTGACATCATTAAGATTGGCAACCTGGTCCGCAACAAG GAACGCTTTGTGAAGAGAAGACAACACTTGGTTGGCCCAAATTCTTCTACTCTGAAG GCACTGGAAATCTTAACTGGCTGCTACATCTTGGTTCAG GGAAACACTGTCGCCGCAATGGGTTCATTTAAAGGGTTAAAACAAGTGAGGAAGGTCGTGGAAGACTGCATTCTGAATAAAATGCATCCAGTATATAACATCAAG ATTTTAATGATGAAGAGAGAACTTGCGAAGGATCCTACACTTGCAAATGAGAATTGGGATAGATTTCTTCCCAAATTTAAGAA GAAAAATGTCAAACAAAGGAAAGTTAAGACTAAAGAGAAGAAACCGTATACGCCCTTCCCTCCACCGCAGCAGCCTAGTAAA ATTGATATGCAACTGGAAAGTGGAGAATATTTCTTAAGTGACAAGAAGAAGCAGGCAAAGAAGTGGCAGGAGAAGCAAGAGAAACAAGCTGAGAAAACAGCTGAAAGTAAAAGGAGACGGGAAGAGGCTTTTGTTCCTCCCGAG GAACTGACAAAAGATCCAAGGGCAAGTACTAATGATAAGAATGATGTGGCTCAGATTGCATTGTCTTTAAAG AGGAAAGCCAAGGAGTTCGGGAAGCGAAAATCTGCTGAAAATATTGATGCCGAAACATACATTGCAGCTTCTGAAGGGTCATCTGGTaaaactaaattgaaaaagaactCTCGTACTTGA
- the LOC105170181 gene encoding serine/arginine-rich SC35-like splicing factor SCL33 yields the protein MRGRSYTPSPPRGYGRRGRSPPRGGRYGRGDAPTSLLVRNLRHDCRPEDLRRPFGQFGPIKDIYLPRDYYTGDPRGFGFVQYVDPADAAEAKYQMDGQILQGRELTVVFAEENRKKPTEMRARERGGRGRVHDRRRSPPRYSRSPRYSQSPPPRHGRSRSRNHDYYSPPKRRYSRSISPREKRYSRERSLSHTPLRERSPAYDGPRNHSGSPVRERSPYGSRSRSQSPGHDKSPVRGRSLSRSRSPYSPEYTRKPGRVGSPSQ from the exons ATGAGGGGAAGGAGCTATACCCCTTCACCACCAAGAGGTTatggaagaagaggaagaagtcCTCCAAGAGGAGGGCGCTATGGTAGAGGAGATGCTCCTACCAGTCTCTTAGTTCGTAACCTTCGCCATGATTGTAG GCCCGAAGACTTAAGGCGCCCTTTTGGCCAATTTGGCCCTATTAAGGACATCTATCTACCAAGGGATTATTACACTGG TGATCCACGAGGTTTTGGATTTGTCCAATACGTGGACCCAGCAGATGCTGCAGAAGCTAAATATCAGATGGATGGCCAAATTCTGCAAGGCCGGGAGCTCACTGTTGTTTTTGCTGAGGAGAACAGGAAGAAGCCAACTGAGATGAGAGCCAGAGAACGAGGAGGAAG AGGCCGTGTTCATGACCGAAGGCGTTCTCCCCCACGTTATTCTCGTTCTCCTCGGTATTCTCAGTCCCCACCTCCACGCCATGGAAGGTCTCGATCTCGTAACCATGATTACTACTCTCCTCCTAAGAGAAGATACTCAAG GTCGATTTCTCCGCGCGAGAAAAGGTATAGTAGAGAAAGGTCCCTCTCCCATACTCCGTTGCGGGAACGATCTCCTGCCTATGATGGCCCAAGGAATCACAGTGGAAGTCCAGTGAGGGAACGATCACCATATGGTTCACGAAGCCGCAGCCAAAGTCCAGGTCATGACAAATCTCCTGTTAGGGGTCGGAGCCTGAGTCGCAGCAGAAGCCCTTATTCTCCGGAGTATACAAGGAAACCCGGGAGGGTGGGGTCTCCTAGCCAGTGA